A window of Myxococcales bacterium contains these coding sequences:
- a CDS encoding adenosylcobinamide-GDP ribazoletransferase, whose amino-acid sequence MRTFLRSIRAAVIFLTRVPVGGFPYSRAEWAWASAQFPLVGGLVGAATGALFAALRPSGALGAAVVAVGISMLLTGAFHEDGLADTSDALGGAFDRDKLRAILKDSRVGTFGAAALVVSIAGRAAFLARLSPSRAAAIVTAVAFVAASARVGPVWQMVALPYATEQGAKSRDVTRARLPQALVATTYAALAAGLACASGGLSPARALAVVGVQAGVTLVTSYRYLVRLGGISGDFLGATEQLAELAGLLVVAWGVS is encoded by the coding sequence ATGAGGACGTTCCTCCGTTCGATCCGCGCCGCGGTGATCTTCCTCACGCGGGTCCCCGTCGGCGGGTTCCCCTACTCGCGCGCCGAGTGGGCGTGGGCGTCTGCGCAGTTCCCGCTCGTCGGAGGGCTCGTCGGCGCGGCGACGGGCGCGCTCTTCGCCGCGCTGCGACCGAGCGGCGCGCTCGGGGCCGCCGTCGTCGCCGTCGGCATCTCGATGCTCCTCACGGGGGCGTTCCACGAGGACGGCCTCGCCGACACGAGCGACGCGCTCGGGGGCGCCTTCGATCGCGACAAGCTCCGCGCCATCTTGAAAGACTCACGTGTCGGCACGTTCGGCGCCGCGGCGCTCGTCGTGTCGATCGCGGGCCGGGCGGCCTTCCTCGCGCGCCTTTCGCCCAGCCGCGCCGCGGCCATCGTCACGGCGGTCGCGTTCGTCGCGGCGTCGGCGCGCGTAGGCCCGGTCTGGCAGATGGTGGCCCTCCCGTATGCCACGGAGCAAGGGGCGAAGAGCCGCGACGTGACCCGCGCGCGTCTGCCCCAGGCGCTCGTCGCGACCACGTACGCCGCCCTCGCCGCGGGTCTCGCCTGCGCTTCGGGTGGGCTCTCTCCGGCGCGGGCGTTGGCCGTCGTGGGCGTTCAGGCCGGTGTCACGCTGGTCACGTCGTACCGGTACCTCGTGCGGCTCGGGGGAATCTCGGGGGACTTCCTCGGCGCGACCGAGCAGCTCGCCGAGCTCGCGGGCTTGCTCGTGGTCGCGTGGGGTGTCTCGTGA
- the cobT gene encoding nicotinate-nucleotide--dimethylbenzimidazole phosphoribosyltransferase, translating into MTPVEARRAALARQDGLLKPPGSLGALEALAVHYASVRGHLSTPEAPRFGLAVFAADHGVTVEGVSAYPRDVTKGMVGAIVGGVAAVSVLARAHDVALSVVDVGVDGAYDVPPAAHATRYARRTIRSGTGNLRIEPAMTPVEVDRAMRVGADEARAFVEGGATVLGVGEVGIGNTTSAACLVCALTGTSPERVVGRGTGVDDEGLVRKRRVVAEAIARVPASAGPEAVLAEVGGLELATMAGFVRAAVEARCLVVLDGFLAQAAALVAVRLTPDVRSGLVASHVSAETGSTIALEALGLTPLLSLGMRLGEGTGAVLAMGLLADALRLEREMGTLASLGLA; encoded by the coding sequence GTGACCCCCGTGGAGGCGAGGCGTGCCGCGCTCGCGCGCCAAGACGGACTGCTCAAGCCCCCAGGTTCCCTCGGCGCGCTCGAGGCGCTCGCCGTCCACTACGCCTCGGTCCGCGGTCACCTCTCGACGCCCGAGGCCCCGCGCTTCGGCCTCGCGGTGTTCGCGGCCGATCATGGCGTGACCGTCGAGGGCGTGAGCGCCTACCCACGTGACGTCACGAAGGGCATGGTCGGCGCCATCGTCGGAGGCGTGGCGGCGGTCTCGGTGCTCGCGCGTGCGCACGACGTCGCGCTCTCCGTAGTCGACGTCGGGGTCGATGGGGCGTACGACGTCCCCCCGGCGGCGCACGCGACGCGCTACGCGCGGAGGACGATCCGGAGCGGCACGGGCAACCTGCGTATCGAGCCCGCGATGACGCCGGTCGAGGTCGACCGCGCCATGCGCGTCGGGGCCGACGAGGCCCGGGCGTTCGTGGAGGGTGGCGCGACGGTGCTCGGCGTCGGCGAGGTCGGCATCGGGAACACGACGTCGGCGGCGTGCCTCGTGTGCGCGCTCACGGGCACGTCGCCGGAGCGCGTCGTCGGTCGCGGCACGGGCGTCGATGACGAAGGGCTCGTGCGTAAGCGCCGCGTCGTCGCCGAGGCCATCGCGAGGGTACCGGCCAGCGCGGGGCCCGAGGCCGTGCTCGCCGAGGTCGGGGGGCTCGAGCTCGCGACGATGGCGGGCTTCGTGCGCGCCGCCGTGGAGGCGCGATGCCTCGTCGTGCTCGATGGTTTCCTCGCCCAGGCCGCGGCGCTCGTCGCCGTGAGGCTTACTCCCGACGTGCGCTCCGGGCTCGTCGCGTCGCACGTGTCGGCCGAGACGGGCTCCACGATCGCCCTCGAGGCGCTCGGGCTCACGCCGCTGCTCTCGCTCGGGATGCGCCTCGGCGAGGGCACCGGGGCCGTGCTCGCGATGGGGCTCCTCGCCGACGCCCTACGCCTCGAGCGCGAAATGGGCACTCTGGCGAGCCTGGGGCTCGCATGA